The Sesamum indicum cultivar Zhongzhi No. 13 linkage group LG9, S_indicum_v1.0, whole genome shotgun sequence genome segment TATGAATTGAACTCATCGACTCCGATAGTATGGGGTTTAGTCCTCAGACTTAAGGATCCATGCAATCTCATATATGGGATGGTTGTAGCTAGGGCCTGGTAAAAGATGACCATGTTCTATGTGGTTATTATAAACCTTGTTCTACTGTAATTAAAGCATATATGAAGACCGGTGAGTTTCAAGAGATGATTCATCGCATATTATGAGATGATAGTGATCTCCTATGTGTTTTGATGTGTGTTGTGCTCTTGGGAGTCTGTGGCCGCAATGGGTGATCAAATAGCAAAGTGTTTTTCTATGTTAATCAAGTGGagaattataattagaatattaagCGTAGATGTCTAGTCTAGGATTGGAACCGATGATCAATTCTATGCTCTAGACTGAGACTGAGAAATGGCCAATGGTAGGACGGTACCTGTATGACACTCGATAGCCTTAAGGTTCATGCCATTTTCACTTattctctagtgccatggaccgttgttAGATGGCCACACATGGTAACGGGTGCTTTCGGATTAAGTGTTAatcaaaagtaattaattaaatattggttTAATTAAGTtagcacaaaaatatttgtcaaatttaaattgtggTGTTAACATAAATTCAACACAAAACACAACTCAATGAAGTAGTAAAATTAGttatgaattaattctagaaggaatgaattaatttaaagtgtttaaattaattagagagaTTAAATGATATGATCGTTTAAATGGGGGAACCCGTGCGGTGGGAAGCCTAAGATGTAATGAATGagacataattaaatttgggttaggtttaattaatttaataagatcaatttaaattgaacTGGAATTAATacgatcaattaattagagttttgaCATCGtaatttaatgagattaaataaatcaggTTAGTGTCAATTTTtaatggattaattaattggactaTGGGCaggatttatttgataagattaaataaattccattTGAGCTTTAAagaattgattggattaattctATGGAGTCCCAAGCCTATGggtttaatttagaattaagcccaacaagatatatatatatatatatatataaccctagcttgaatatgtatatatatatgtatctatgtatatacttatatgtgatatacatatatataaagttgtaAGGATGAGGGAGTTTTGCTTGAGTACTTGTGGTACTAGCATATATTGTACTATTGTGACATACATTGCTCACATTTTTGACTTGACATGCAATGTATACATACAATAAGTACATGAGATGTGATCTCTTGTATATGTGTATAGTGTATAAGCTTGTGTATACACCATTTTGTATATGATACAAAAGACAACACTCCTCCCTCACACTTATCATCTAGACCTCTCATTCTcgctctcttttctttctattcTTACATGGCAATGCAACATATAACTGACCATGCATGAATACTAGCTCTGGCAACAtataagatcaaataaatcctaTTTGGGATTCTGtgaattgattggattaattatatatatggaggcCTAAGACTATGGGTTTAATTTAGGCCAAATTGCATATTACCCCCtgtgtatttaaaaatcagCTAAAACtccccctatattttaaaaataggcgaAAAATCCCATTTGTTTCTTAAATATAGTACAGTTGCCCCTCACCATTATTCAAAGCTAATGACGttaaatttttcatcaaaagacCTTTATGCATTtgtcaattatatgatatttcttatttttatgacCATTGGATTTTTTGATTGTAGGATAATAGTAGGATTTAATCAACGCATTTCAATCgttagatttaaattattaagggctaagatttaaataattttgatatgtatagtatctataattataaaatattatgtataaaaaataaaaaataataaaattaatccccCCAGCTACCAGGCCCCCCTCCTCCTTCCCTTCCATCTGCCACCCACCCCAACCCGCGCCACCAAGCCCCTTCCCCCCTCTCCCTTCCACCACTGCCCAGGGGAATTTTGGGCGATTGGAGCAGGGGACTTTGGGTGATGGCGAcggaataaattttaaaattaagaaaatgcaaaattttaaaatgataagaaaaattgatttaaaatttaaaaatagtaaaaaaagtattaaaataagtacataattattttaaataaatattattaaaaataaaattatttactttttaggAGGGATGAGaatgcaaaagaaaaatcaattaaaaataaaattaaaataagtacatttgattatggtaattttaaatacaacatagggtattttcatgaatttatagcaaaaaaatgtcaatatcCACAAAAGAATTATGCCCACTCGCACCATCCACGAGTATAGATGGTGCGAGTGCAATACACCTTATGTTAACTTCTAACGGAAGGGGAATTTACGCggaattttagaaaataaagaatttttttgcctatttttaaaatacagagGGGGTTTTAGCCGACGTTTGAAAATATAGGGGGTGTAATATGCAATTTGGCctttaacttattttgaattaagcCCAATAGGATATACATAACCCTagtttaaatacatatatataaatatatttatatatgatatacatatatataaagttgtaAAGATGAGGGAGTTATTGCTTGAGTACTTGTGGTACTAGTAGGTAGTGCAATATGGGGACACACATTGTACCTATTTTTGACTTGACATGcaatgtatacatatatacatacaacaaGTACATGAGATGTCTCTTGTGTAAAGACAACACTCATCTCTCACACTTATCATCTTGAACTCTCATTGtccctctcttttctctctagtcttatttttcttgaactaGTTTCAAGTTAGAGTAAGGTCCACTTGAACTTGATATACTAAGTTAATAGTATGATCAAGTCTCTTATACTATATACACTTTACCTCTAGCAAGGCTTAATGTAGAACACCTTGTAGTGTAGCGTGCGTACGACGTGGTCTTTGCTTGGCACATGGTTGGAGGAGAAAAGCTtgaaaataatctttaaatcGAAAAGgttaaattttgtgattacaTTTTCGTCACTCTATGTTACAATATCAACTTGTTTTATTTGAAGCTTGTTTTATGCTTGTTGAATGTCGAATACCCGAAATTAAGGGATCCGCTGTATCTGAAAACATAAGCACGGTAGAAAACATGTTTGAAGTTTAACCGAGGACGCCCAAGTTGATGCTTCAGATAGTGCTTCATGCCACAtaatagggaaaagtattattttagtccgctaagtatgcctaattttaattttagtccgataactatgtccatttttgtttaggtccaataacttacgaaattgcttacttttagtcctctggcagattttccgacaattttacccctatgcaatttttgaaagacagatttagtccatatgcactcataggggtaaaattatccgaaaatctgccagaggactaaaagtaagcaatttcataagttggggtaaaattatccgaaaatctgccagaggactaaaagtaagcaatttcataagttactggacctaaacagaaatggacataattatcggagtaaaattaaaattaggcatatttaacggactaaaataatacttttccctttaaTCCTTTATAGCCCACTTCCAAACCTACGTAGTAGAAAATTCCACATAAAGTAATGATCTTGcttccatatattttttgtttgcttcAAACCATTTGGTTAACATTGTATCATGATACATTCACGATTGAAAATGTTATACAAATGATCTTCTAACGAAATACCACAAACAGTTGATTTGGCAAATGGTATTGTAAGCATTCAACAGCTGGACTATGTCTTTGCAGCTCAAATTTGTACATTCTTCAACATGATTCAACAGTTGATACATATGACAATCCAAATACTGTTTAATTTCATCAACATGCGTGTACCTCTGCTCATAATTTTGAGGGCttccaatattattttcaatgacAATTGTAGCCCAATCAGAGCCCTTACACATGTACTTGTACATATACTAATTTTGGAGATGCACATTTCTTGACATTTATGTGCGTATCAAACAACACAAGAAGATCACATTTGTGTGGAACAATCTGCGTGTTGTCTATTTCCATcccattaattatttcaatatttttcctaTATGACACAAATCTATCTCCATCAATGGTAGTTTGatcatacttatttttttggaatgtGTTTAAAATACTTTCCGTCTACCATGCATGAATGTTGGTTTACAGAGGAATAGGCATGAACACCAAGAATTGAAATAAGCAAATGGaatcttgaagaaaaaacGGGTATTGAATATTCAATCAGATGTGTTCTCTGTTATTGTGTAGTTACAAGAGGAAGAAGacacaaatatatacacaGTTGGCTTCAACTAACTAAACAACCTCTAAATTgcttaaaataagaaaacggATAGCAAAAGTCGTTAAACAGAGAAACACGACttcttcagaaaaaaaaaacagcagttcttcttcttcaagttGATAAGTCTGCAATTCGCTTTCTGGCTGAATCAACATTCTCTTGACTTGGAATTTGATCACTCCCCTCGCAAGCTGGACTTGGGTTGAGGTTTACTAAGGACAACTTGGATCTGAGGTGAAGGAATGAGTAGCAGGGCAGAGATTTTGTGAAAACATCTGCTACCTACTGTCTTGAGGTTACATAAGTGGGCATTATCACTCCTTCTTTAAATTAGTTTCTCACTACATGGCAGTCGATCTCAAGGTGTTTAGTCCTCTCATGGAAGACGGGGTTTGCTGTTATGTGTAATGCGGCCTTATTGTCACAGAAAAATGGCACAGGGAGCTTTACACAGATGTCCAGAGTCTTCAACATGTAAAGTAGCCCAAGTAACCTCACAAGTAGTGGTGGCCATACTACGGTATTCAGCTTCAGCTGGAGACCTTGCCACCCTAGTCTGCTTCTTGGTTTTTCAGGATATAGGAGTGTCCCCCATAAAAATACAGAATCCACTTAATGATTTTCTGGTTTGGTGACATGCAGCCCAATCTGTATCACAGTAAACTTTGAGTGAGAAATCAGTGTTAGATGAGAAAAACAAACCTAATTTTGAGGtcccttataaatatttaacaacatGAACTGCAGCTTCCCAATGTTTTTCACAGGGATGTTGCAGGTGTTGACTTAATTGCTGTACAGCATAGCACAAGTCTGGTCTAGAGAAGCTTAAATACAACAATCTCCCAACAAGCCTCCTGAATCTGGAAGGCTCAATGAGTTCTGCTCCTGCATCTGCAGTTAATTTTGAACCTGGAGGCAATGGAGTTGTGGTGTGCTTTCCATTGCTAAGTCCCATGTCTTTGATTATGTCCTGAacatatttttgttgtgtGACAACCAAACCATCTGTTGAACGAGCAAGTTCAAGGCCTAAGAAGTACTTAGCAGGCCCTAAATGCTTCACAGTAAACAGCTCATTCAAATAATTCTTAACACTTATAATGTGCTTTTCAGAGGCAGAGGTAACAAGAATGTCATCCACATACACAAGCAAAGCAATAAAATCCATACCTGTACCCTTTATGAACAAACAGTGGTCATGATCACATTGCTCAAAACCAAATACCTTCATCTTGTTAGTAAACTCCTCATTCCATTTTCTGGAAGCTTGTTTTAATCCATATAAGGATTTTTCTAATTTGCAGACCTTACCTGCTGGAACTGTGTAGCCTTGTGGAGGCTCCGTGTATATGTCTTCATCTAAAGTGCCATGTAGAAAGGCATTGTTCACATCAAGGTGATGCAATGGCCAGTTTCTACCCACTGCCACTGCAAGGAAGAGCCTCATAGTGACTGCCTTTGCAACAGGTGCAAAGCAGTCATTGTAGTCTTCTCCCTCCACTTGACTGTATCCCTTTGCCACTAATCTAGCTTTATACCTTTGAATAGTGCCGTTAGGGTTGAGTTTCACCTATGTATAGCCATTTGCATCCAGTGGCTTTCTTGTCTTGGGGCAATTCTGTCAGTTTCCATGTCTTATTTCCTTCTAATGCAttgatttcttctttcatgGCCTTCTCCCACCTTGGATTTCCTTGAGCTTCCATGTAAGTCTTTGGTTCCTGCAGGTTAGAAATTTTCTCCACAAAGCAACTATGTGCAGATGTCATCTTATAACATGCAGAATCATCAGTATTGCAACATACATAATCCTTCATCCACATAGGTTCTTTGGTCATTCTACTTGACCTTCTAGGCACTATGGTTTCATTGTCAAGAACTTGGTTGTTATCTGTAGGTGCTATGTCAGGTCCATTTTCATTCTCTGTTTCACTAAGGTCTACAGGTTTTGGAAGTGGACAGACTATGTCATCTATAATCTCTGCAGAATCCTTAAAAGGAAGTGAGGTCTCATGGAATGCTATGTCTCTACTGACATGAATATTTCCTGTGTTCAAATCCATTACCTTGTACCCTTTTATGCCATGCACATATCctagaaaaatacatttaaggGCCCTAGGGTCAAATTTTCTCTTGTGAGGAAGAACATTAGTAATATAACAGAGACAACCAAACACTTTCATGTGATCATATACAGGTTTTCTTTTGAACAACAATTCATAGGGAGATTTCCAATCTAAGTTCTGTGCAGGTAgtctatttataatataagtgGCCATCAATAGAGCTTCTGTCCAAAATTTAGAAGGGAGATTAGCATGAAACATAAGTGATCTAGCAATTTGTAGTAGGTGTTGGTGTTTTCTTTCTACAACACCATTTTGCTGGGGTGTATACACACAAGTTCTCTGATGAATTATCCCTTTTTCATGAAGAAAATCTTGGCATTCCTTATTGATGAATTCAGTGCCATTATCAGTTCtaacttgttttatttttgtttcaaattgtGTCAATACCATATTATAGAATTGTTCAAGCTTAGATAAAGTCTAAGATTTGTGTAACATTAAATAGGTCCAGGTGCTTCTACTGTAATCATCAACGATTGTAAGCATATATTCATAGTTATTCATAGAGTGATTTCTGTAAGGTTCGCACAAATCTATATGTATAAGATCAAATACAAACTGAGCCTTATTTTCACTATCTGGAAAAGGCATTCTGTGCTGTTTAGCAAGGGGGCATGCTTCACAAACAATTTTACTGGTGGTATATGTTTACAGAGTTTCATCTGTCTCAAGACATCCATACTAGTATGACCTAACCTATAGTGCCATATATTTTCGTTACAATCAGAATTACAGCTGTTCATATTGCATATGTCTACATCTATGTCATCTGCAGTAGAGGGTGTATTCTTTCTAAATTCAGTAGGTATGTGGGCCGGTAGGTTCTTCTCTAGGACATAGAGTCTCCCTTGTTGTTTACCTACAGCCATCACCTTCCTAGTCCATAGGTCCTGCACAATGCAATTTTGATTTGTGAAGTGAACACTATAATAACTATCCTTGCACAGTTTATTGACAGAAAGGAGATTATGCTTAAAGTTAGGAACATACAAAACATGCTTAAGAATAATGTTTTCAGAAACTTGTACATCTCCAGCAATTTTGACAATGTGATTGAATCCATTAGGAAGGTTAACATATACTTCTTTGTTCAAAATCTGGAGGTTTTTAAGATCTTTCATAGAGGAACACATGTGGGCCGAAGCACCACTATCAATAATCCAGGTATCATTAGAGATAGGATTTTTACCTGCATAACCTTGGATGTCTGAGAAATTAGAGCTTATCTGGCTACAGCTTTGATCTTGCATGACCTTGAGCACTTCTTTCTTGATAATTTCTGACAGGCTTCTGTCATTTGCTGTTCTGAAGGAGTTTTGAAGGTCACTTATTTCTTGTTCAGTTATAGCATTCATAGCCCTTGGGTTGAATGGTCTCCTTGCAGCTTTCCTCTGGTCAACAATTGCTTTGTACTAGTCAGGGAAGCCTATCAGCTCAAAACATCCTTCCTTTGAGTGCCCTTTCTTCTTGCAGTGTTCGCATTGTAATTGCCTTTTGTCCAAGGATGTCCATTTCTTTGCATTCCCTTTTATGCCTTCTTGCTTTCTTGGTTCAAAAACCTGTGCAACCATAACACCCTCCTTGTCTAATTCAGAAACGCCAGAGTTGGTTTCTCTTTGTTTCTCAACTCTATGTACCATAGAGTAGGCCTTCGCAGCAGTCGGCAATGGGTCCATTAATAGGATCTGATTCCTCACGTGATCGTAGGCATCACTTAGTCCTACGAGGAATTGAATCAATTGATAGGAAGTCGCTCTATCAGCCAGTTTCTTGCTTGTCCCACAGGTACAAACTGGTAGGGGATCCAAAATTGCCAATTCGTCCCAGAgttttttcagttttgtaAAATACGCGGCTACAATCATGTTCTTCTGTGATACTGAGGCAATTTCTCTTTGTATCTGGTAAAGGAGGGGTCCGTTGCTATCTCCAAATCGTGTTTCAAGCTCCACCCATAAATCTCTGGCCGATTCCGCACACAAGAAAGCTTCTGCAATTTCTTTCGCAACGGCActcaaaatccaagaaaatacCATGCAGTCATTCTTCCTCCACGCCTCTATGGCTTCTTTCCCTTCTGTAGGTTTTTGGTATGTTCCATCGATGAAGCCTAATTTTTCTTTGGCTCCAAGAGCTATTTTTATGGATCTTGCCCATGTCAAATAGTTGTTGCCGTTTAATGGTGCTGACACAAGATTCATTCCAGGTTGGTTGTTTCCTTGAGGTTTCATGTTGATATAGTTAGTTGAGTTTTTCTCTTCCATGGTGGTTTTGTCAGCCATTTTCTTGACTCACGAAATGAAGTGAAACAGGGATGATTGGTGTAGTAATTTGGAGTTTGTGTGTTGTGTTCAGAGCCCAACCTGCTCTGATGCCATGTTGGTTTACAGAGGAATAGGCATGAACACCAAGAATTGAAATAAGCAAATGGAATCTGGAAGAAAAAATGGGTATTGAATATTCAATCAGATGTGTTCTCTGTTATTGTGTAGTTACAAGAGGAAGAAGacacaaatatatacacaGTTGGCTTCAACTAACTAAACAACCTCTAAATTgcttaaaataagaaaacagaTAGCAAAAGTCGTTAAACAGAGAAACACGACttcttcagaaaaaaaaaaaaacagcagttcttcttcttcaagttGATAAGTCTGCAACTCGCTTTCTGGCTGAATCAGCATTCTCTTGACTTGGAATTTGATCAATGAAGCATTTGGATTATTGCACTATTTTGAATCTTGCTTATTATGTACCAGATACGATATCTCTATATCCTTGTACCAAAAATGTcgaaaaattcattgaatgCAGTCTTTGtctatttaatcatatttaacggtctaaccaaaattttaatggtCTAATTAGGCGATGCAGtacaacaatgtaagatgctAGTTACACCTAGGTATtactaataaatttgaatatacaaatatacttcATATTCTGAACATATATCAATcccatgaaaaatattttatgttttcaattGTCTTAATTCACACATTGTATACTTTTATTCGCTTTTTAAATTGtcggaatttttttttaaacttttatttattcttaaaaataaattattatttgcaaCATTATTAGGAAagattctttaaataaaaggaACTGTTACATCATTTGGATCTGTATACGACGTCGTTTGTCCAAATAGGAACGGTTTAGCTAATAATCCCCTAGTCGAGCCATTGACTACTTGTGCACCCGAAAAGATATCCCGCCAGTCTATTGTAGCACAAGCTCTATCTAGATATACCTTGACGGTATTTGGGGCCTTTCTCATATTACACCATGTGTACTTATTACATTGAAATCCCAAATGAGCAAGATGACATTCCGTGGGACATGCTCGAAACtccttattt includes the following:
- the LOC110012589 gene encoding uncharacterized protein LOC110012589; amino-acid sequence: MADKTTMEEKNSTNYINMKPQGNNQPGMNLVSAPLNGNNYLTWARSIKIALGAKEKLGFIDGTYQKPTEGKEAIEAWRKNDCMVFSWILSAVAKEIAEAFLCAESARDLWVELETRFGDSNGPLLYQIQREIASVSQKNMIVAAYFTKLKKLWDELAILDPLPVCTCGTSKKLADRATSYQLIQFLVGLSDAYDHVRNQILLMDPLPTAAKAYSMVHRVEKQRETNSGVSELDKEGVMVAQVFEPRKQEGIKGNAKKWTSLDKRQLQCEHCKKKGHSKEGCFELIGFPD